The proteins below come from a single Crossiella sp. CA-258035 genomic window:
- a CDS encoding MaoC/PaaZ C-terminal domain-containing protein, with amino-acid sequence MVAIAYEDLTPGRIIPLGQIVIDKDEMLAFAERFDPQPFHLDEAAGAASVLGGLCASGWYTGSLWMRSYVDHVLTGSTSQGSPGLTELSWSKPVFPGDVLRSELEVVSARRSASREGLGLVQMIGRLFRDEDLVMRAAFTGMFGTRS; translated from the coding sequence ATGGTGGCCATCGCGTACGAGGACCTCACTCCCGGACGGATCATCCCACTCGGGCAGATCGTGATCGACAAGGACGAGATGCTGGCCTTCGCCGAACGCTTCGACCCGCAGCCCTTCCACCTGGACGAGGCGGCGGGGGCGGCCTCGGTGCTGGGCGGGCTGTGCGCCTCCGGCTGGTACACCGGCTCGCTGTGGATGCGGTCCTACGTGGACCACGTGCTGACCGGCTCCACCTCGCAGGGCTCGCCCGGTCTCACCGAGCTGTCCTGGTCCAAGCCGGTGTTCCCGGGCGACGTGCTGCGCAGCGAGCTGGAGGTGGTCTCCGCGCGCCGGTCGGCCAGCCGCGAGGGGCTGGGCCTGGTGCAGATGATCGGCCGGTTGTTCCGCGACGAGGACCTGGTCATGCGGGCCGCGTTCACCGGCATGTTCGGCACCAGGTCATGA
- a CDS encoding YbaB/EbfC family nucleoid-associated protein — protein MPTDHKAQVAELIADYRRSRDQLGTVQRAFREVRESASSEDGVVTVTVGPRGTLLDLRITEQAYQRYRAAELAALVLEVTAAAAELAAASAQRALAPLLPADADPQAVLDGSGDLTTGELNLRARQADEDFEQQNWLRAGGER, from the coding sequence GTGCCGACCGACCACAAGGCCCAGGTGGCCGAACTGATCGCCGACTACCGGCGCAGCCGGGACCAGCTCGGCACCGTGCAGCGCGCCTTCCGCGAGGTCAGGGAGAGCGCCAGCAGCGAGGACGGCGTGGTCACGGTCACCGTCGGGCCCCGCGGCACCCTGCTCGACCTGCGCATCACCGAGCAGGCGTACCAGCGCTACCGGGCCGCTGAGCTGGCTGCGCTGGTGCTGGAGGTGACCGCAGCGGCGGCTGAGCTGGCCGCGGCCAGCGCCCAGCGCGCGCTCGCCCCGCTGCTGCCGGCCGACGCCGATCCGCAGGCCGTGCTGGACGGCAGCGGCGACCTCACCACGGGAGAGCTGAACCTGCGGGCGCGGCAGGCCGATGAGGACTTCGAACAGCAGAACTGGCTGCGTGCGGGAGGCGAGCGGTGA
- a CDS encoding glycohydrolase toxin TNT-related protein (This protein contains a domain related to Tuberculosis Necrotizing Toxin, which is the C-terminal effector domain of outer membrane channel protein CpnT, and which has a lethal NAD+-glycohydrolase activity.): MGIELPPELAQIATALNVRWPQADEDKMREAAKAWRTAGDGVTRLSTETDAVAQHALTGAKGRAADGARRQWNGFVAADHGRMPLTAKGCLEAAQRLEHAAGQIEATKSKIVAELVKLAKQDDVAQLLAQEGGREALASRSSLAAGVLANLTQLTDALETAVRSTSGVSMDNDVHPVTGPGAVDPSTGYPIDPATGMPMDPKTGRLIDPDTGNLVGQAGNYMRDPQTGQLIDLRTNQPVDAGTLPQYDPVTGEPIGGAGSPSGAPPPAAAPGTQPPLPPDPRQPELPVRAGDHEQPSFGPQPGKGAPPPYYDPSPQTGPIELPRQQPAPPPPVYYDPTPTPPMRQGPGPNEVRLSFAGAPEPVAGPPAAPPPVAPPPVAPAAPPPSFQQFGPGQPGTPFAPPPAAPPPAAPPVAAPGHAAAAAPHAPAGAGAAAGGAAGVAPVPVHGGRGGVGMDAGFGPNKDWRGVRPGAGYLEMAPGVAPVVEPDRPVAPAKLSLPARKDDELALFLVHLFPLGHMPRPTNRPARQLPRPRAELDYAAGLRFPPHDHPRSELITGYPVAQVPRTPGLAPDHPAVLALVPAYDPLGGQHEREWDRRFLARPATEDRAAEYAWPPAELCPEGGVDPDGAEPIVLSVGSMLDRFGPRDGRVFAVDGTPFAERGLPPELIGHGYHRFRVARELPVWRTVAAPWFGQAGGGIRFRTTHAAAELVALGFLVEVGEDTNA, translated from the coding sequence ATGGGTATCGAACTGCCGCCGGAACTGGCGCAGATCGCCACCGCGCTGAACGTGCGCTGGCCACAGGCCGACGAGGACAAGATGCGCGAGGCGGCCAAGGCCTGGCGCACCGCCGGTGACGGGGTCACCCGGTTGTCCACCGAGACCGACGCGGTCGCCCAGCACGCGCTGACCGGCGCGAAGGGCCGCGCGGCCGACGGCGCCCGGCGGCAGTGGAACGGGTTCGTGGCCGCCGACCACGGCCGGATGCCGTTGACCGCCAAGGGTTGCCTGGAGGCGGCGCAGCGGCTGGAGCACGCGGCCGGCCAGATCGAGGCGACCAAGTCCAAGATCGTCGCCGAGCTGGTGAAGCTGGCCAAGCAGGACGACGTGGCCCAGCTGCTCGCGCAGGAGGGCGGCCGGGAGGCGCTGGCCTCGCGCAGCTCGCTGGCGGCCGGCGTGCTGGCCAACCTGACCCAGCTGACCGACGCGCTGGAGACCGCGGTGCGCAGCACCAGCGGCGTCTCGATGGACAACGACGTGCACCCGGTCACCGGCCCCGGCGCGGTCGACCCCAGCACCGGCTACCCGATCGACCCGGCCACCGGCATGCCGATGGACCCGAAGACCGGCCGCCTGATCGACCCGGACACCGGCAACCTGGTCGGCCAGGCCGGGAACTACATGCGCGACCCGCAGACCGGGCAGCTCATCGACCTGCGCACCAACCAGCCGGTGGACGCCGGCACGCTGCCGCAGTACGACCCGGTCACCGGCGAGCCGATCGGCGGCGCGGGCAGCCCCTCCGGCGCGCCTCCGCCGGCCGCCGCGCCCGGCACCCAGCCCCCGCTGCCGCCGGATCCTCGCCAGCCGGAACTGCCCGTTCGGGCCGGGGACCACGAACAGCCGTCCTTCGGCCCGCAGCCGGGCAAGGGCGCGCCGCCGCCGTACTACGACCCGTCCCCGCAGACCGGCCCGATCGAGCTGCCCCGGCAGCAGCCCGCGCCGCCCCCGCCGGTCTACTACGACCCCACCCCGACCCCGCCGATGCGCCAGGGACCGGGCCCGAACGAGGTCCGGCTGTCCTTCGCCGGCGCGCCCGAGCCGGTCGCCGGTCCGCCCGCGGCCCCGCCGCCGGTCGCGCCGCCACCGGTCGCACCGGCCGCGCCGCCGCCCAGCTTCCAGCAGTTCGGCCCCGGCCAGCCGGGCACGCCGTTCGCGCCACCGCCCGCCGCGCCGCCGCCCGCGGCCCCGCCGGTCGCCGCACCCGGCCACGCCGCGGCCGCCGCCCCGCACGCGCCCGCGGGCGCGGGGGCCGCCGCCGGTGGCGCGGCCGGGGTCGCGCCGGTGCCGGTGCACGGCGGCCGTGGCGGTGTCGGCATGGACGCCGGGTTCGGCCCGAACAAGGACTGGCGCGGGGTCCGCCCCGGCGCGGGATATCTGGAGATGGCTCCGGGAGTCGCGCCGGTGGTCGAGCCGGACCGCCCGGTGGCGCCGGCCAAGCTGTCGCTGCCCGCCCGCAAGGACGACGAGCTGGCGCTGTTCCTGGTGCACCTGTTCCCGCTGGGGCACATGCCGAGGCCGACCAACCGGCCGGCCCGCCAGCTGCCCCGCCCGCGCGCCGAGCTGGACTACGCGGCCGGGCTGCGCTTCCCCCCGCACGACCACCCCCGCTCCGAGCTGATCACCGGCTACCCGGTGGCGCAGGTCCCGCGCACCCCCGGCCTGGCCCCCGACCACCCGGCCGTGCTCGCCCTGGTCCCGGCCTACGACCCGCTGGGCGGCCAGCACGAACGCGAGTGGGACCGCCGGTTCCTGGCCCGCCCGGCCACCGAGGACCGCGCCGCCGAGTACGCCTGGCCCCCGGCCGAGCTGTGCCCGGAGGGCGGGGTCGACCCGGACGGCGCGGAGCCGATCGTGCTCTCCGTCGGCTCGATGCTGGACCGCTTCGGCCCCAGGGACGGCCGGGTGTTCGCGGTGGACGGCACCCCGTTCGCCGAACGCGGCCTGCCCCCGGAGCTGATCGGCCACGGCTACCACCGGTTCCGGGTGGCCCGCGAGCTGCCGGTGTGGCGCACGGTGGCCGCGCCGTGGTTCGGTCAGGCGGGCGGCGGCATCCGGTTCCGCACCACGCACGCCGCCGCCGAGCTTGTTGCCCTGGGTTTCCTGGTCGAAGTGGGAGAGGACACGAACGCGTGA
- the hisN gene encoding histidinol-phosphatase, with product MGVTTYSADLDLALRLADTADSITLDRFRARDLAVERKPDRTPVTDADLAVEDAIRAVLTAERPADEVAGEERGGTDTGAGRVWVLDPIDGTKNFLRGVPAYATLIALVEDGRPVVGVISAPALHRRWWAAREAGAWAAPTGGEPQRLAVSGVRELADAYLSTTHLGSWVEHHSRDAYLRLVDACWENRAFGDFWQHCLVAEGVIDLAAEAVVNPWDVAAAQVLVEEAGGRFTDLSGKPDYTGGSVLTSNGLLHQLALDQLAH from the coding sequence ATCGGCGTGACCACGTATTCCGCGGATCTTGATCTCGCGCTGCGCCTGGCCGACACCGCCGACTCGATCACCCTGGACCGCTTCCGCGCCCGTGACCTGGCCGTGGAACGCAAACCCGACCGGACCCCGGTCACCGACGCCGACCTGGCCGTCGAGGACGCCATCCGGGCCGTGCTCACCGCCGAACGCCCGGCGGACGAGGTCGCCGGAGAGGAACGCGGCGGCACGGACACCGGCGCCGGGCGGGTCTGGGTGCTCGACCCGATCGACGGCACCAAGAACTTCCTGCGCGGCGTGCCCGCCTACGCCACCCTGATCGCCCTGGTCGAGGACGGCCGCCCGGTGGTCGGCGTGATCAGCGCCCCCGCCCTGCACCGCCGCTGGTGGGCCGCCCGCGAAGCCGGGGCCTGGGCCGCGCCCACCGGCGGCGAACCGCAGCGGCTGGCCGTCTCCGGCGTGCGCGAGCTGGCCGACGCCTACCTGTCCACCACCCACCTGGGTTCCTGGGTCGAGCACCACTCCAGGGATGCCTACCTGCGGCTGGTCGACGCCTGCTGGGAGAACCGGGCCTTCGGCGACTTCTGGCAGCACTGCCTGGTCGCCGAGGGCGTGATCGACCTGGCCGCGGAGGCCGTCGTGAACCCGTGGGACGTGGCCGCCGCGCAGGTGCTGGTGGAAGAGGCCGGTGGCCGGTTCACCGACCTGTCCGGCAAACCGGACTACACCGGCGGCAGCGTGCTGACCAGCAACGGGCTGCTGCACCAGCTCGCGCTGGACCAGCTCGCGCACTGA
- a CDS encoding response regulator transcription factor: protein MSVVLLAEDDPAIAEPLSRALQREGYSVHVVSDGVSALEAASNGEVDLLVLDLGLPRLDGLEVCRRLRANGRGIPVLMLTARADEVDFVVGLDAGADDYVAKPFRLAELMARIRALLRRRSPGTLEASGVRLDLAARRVLVDGHEVTLANKEFELLRVLMQRAGQVVSRDDILEEVWNDPELRGSKTLDMHISWLRRKIGDTQGGNTERRIATVRGVGFRFNSD, encoded by the coding sequence GTGAGTGTGGTGCTGCTGGCTGAGGACGACCCCGCCATCGCCGAACCGTTGTCCCGCGCGTTGCAGCGCGAGGGCTACTCGGTGCACGTGGTCTCCGACGGAGTGAGCGCGCTGGAGGCGGCCAGCAACGGCGAGGTCGACCTGTTGGTGCTGGACCTGGGCCTGCCCCGGCTGGACGGGCTTGAGGTCTGCCGCAGGCTGCGCGCGAACGGGCGGGGCATCCCGGTGCTGATGCTCACCGCCCGCGCCGACGAGGTCGACTTCGTGGTGGGCCTGGACGCCGGGGCCGACGACTACGTGGCCAAACCGTTCCGGCTGGCCGAGCTGATGGCCCGGATCAGGGCCCTGTTGCGCCGGCGCTCGCCGGGCACGCTGGAGGCCAGCGGGGTGCGGCTGGACCTGGCCGCCCGCCGGGTGCTGGTCGACGGCCACGAGGTGACCCTGGCGAACAAGGAGTTCGAGCTGCTGCGGGTGCTGATGCAGCGCGCGGGCCAGGTGGTGAGCAGGGACGACATCCTGGAAGAGGTCTGGAACGACCCCGAGCTGCGCGGCAGCAAGACCCTGGACATGCACATCTCCTGGCTGCGCCGCAAGATCGGGGACACCCAGGGCGGCAACACCGAGCGCCGGATCGCCACCGTGCGTGGCGTCGGGTTCCGGTTCAACAGCGACTAG
- a CDS encoding ATP-binding protein, with translation MRRRILQSTLLAVAVTGVALGLPLGYTAITVVHDVTHRDLANRARQVAAQLDNQLADHQQIDLAAVEVLRPEGGQIRITGLASGDRELGASPGPDEMSETVPMAQHGKVTVAASAAPKRTDQLEVAGVVTLLVVLSVGIGATVATVTARRLAEPLRHVADRAARLGAGDFRPDPRRYRINELDKLAEALDTSASALAQLLQRERELIGDVSHQLRSRLTAMQLRLESLAMHADGATAEDANAALEQAERLSTVLDELLAAAHAARAVDAEPVDLAAQLPIMVQEWRASLRQHGRALRLRAPAGLLARATPSRLRETLGVLLDNALRHGGGTVHVSARSGDAMVVVEVTDGGTGVPEDLAAHIFERGVSGGGSTGVGLALARALVEADGGRLELSVPRTATFSIFLPVPRADDVPDLRWPTEASPR, from the coding sequence GTGCGCCGTCGAATCCTGCAGTCCACCCTGCTCGCGGTGGCGGTGACGGGTGTCGCCCTTGGTCTCCCGCTGGGCTACACCGCCATAACGGTGGTGCACGACGTCACCCACCGGGACCTGGCCAACCGGGCCCGGCAGGTCGCCGCGCAGCTGGACAACCAGCTCGCCGACCACCAGCAGATCGACCTGGCCGCGGTCGAGGTGCTGCGCCCGGAAGGCGGCCAGATCAGGATCACCGGCCTGGCCTCCGGCGACCGGGAGCTGGGCGCGAGCCCCGGCCCGGACGAGATGAGCGAAACCGTGCCGATGGCCCAGCACGGCAAGGTGACGGTCGCCGCCAGCGCCGCCCCCAAGCGCACCGACCAGCTGGAGGTCGCCGGGGTGGTCACCCTGCTGGTGGTCCTCTCGGTCGGCATCGGAGCCACGGTCGCCACGGTCACCGCCCGCCGCCTGGCCGAACCCCTCCGCCACGTCGCCGACCGGGCCGCGCGCCTGGGCGCGGGCGACTTCCGCCCCGACCCCCGCCGCTACCGCATCAACGAGCTGGACAAGCTCGCCGAGGCCCTGGACACCTCCGCCTCGGCCCTGGCCCAGCTCCTGCAACGCGAACGAGAGCTCATCGGCGACGTCTCCCACCAGCTCCGCAGCAGACTGACCGCCATGCAACTCCGCCTGGAGTCCCTGGCCATGCACGCCGACGGCGCCACGGCGGAGGACGCCAACGCCGCCCTGGAACAGGCAGAACGCCTCTCCACCGTGCTGGACGAACTCCTCGCCGCCGCCCACGCCGCCCGAGCCGTGGACGCCGAACCGGTAGACCTGGCCGCCCAACTCCCGATCATGGTCCAAGAATGGCGAGCCAGCCTCAGACAACACGGCCGAGCCCTCCGCCTGCGCGCCCCAGCAGGCCTACTGGCCAGAGCCACCCCGTCCCGCCTCCGCGAAACCCTGGGCGTCCTGCTGGACAACGCCCTGCGCCACGGCGGCGGCACGGTGCACGTCTCCGCCCGCAGCGGCGACGCGATGGTCGTGGTCGAGGTCACCGACGGCGGCACCGGGGTGCCGGAGGACCTGGCCGCGCACATCTTCGAGCGGGGCGTGTCCGGCGGCGGGTCGACCGGGGTTGGACTGGCACTGGCGCGGGCGCTGGTGGAGGCCGATGGGGGGCGGTTGGAGCTGTCGGTGCCGAGAACGGCGACGTTCAGCATCTTCCTGCCGGTACCGAGAGCGGACGACGTGCCGGACCTGCGCTGGCCAACCGAGGCGAGTCCCCGCTAG
- a CDS encoding GtrA family protein: MFAAEAVFAKLPPRYRELIRRNREMFRFAVVGSATFLVDTVVMYSLKWTILDTKPVTARAIGVIVATVVGYVLNREWSFRTRGGRERHHEAALYFLISGVGVALSSAPMLVSRYVLFLSEPHISWAAQEIADFVSGLIVGTLLAMVFRFWAFRKFVFPAAKVVTKPEVHTIIKTVSAPRPEKRLATTEERSVPLR, from the coding sequence GTGTTCGCAGCCGAAGCCGTGTTCGCCAAGTTGCCCCCGCGCTACCGCGAGTTGATTCGGCGGAACCGGGAGATGTTCCGGTTCGCGGTGGTCGGCAGCGCCACCTTCCTGGTCGACACGGTGGTGATGTACAGCCTGAAGTGGACCATCCTGGACACCAAGCCGGTGACCGCGAGGGCGATCGGCGTGATCGTGGCCACCGTGGTCGGCTACGTGCTCAACCGGGAGTGGTCCTTCCGCACCCGTGGCGGCCGGGAACGCCACCACGAGGCCGCGCTGTACTTCCTGATCAGCGGCGTCGGCGTGGCACTGAGCTCGGCCCCGATGCTGGTCTCCCGGTACGTGCTGTTCCTGTCCGAACCGCACATCAGCTGGGCCGCGCAGGAGATCGCGGACTTCGTCAGCGGCCTGATCGTGGGCACGCTGCTGGCCATGGTGTTCCGCTTCTGGGCCTTCCGGAAGTTCGTCTTCCCCGCGGCCAAGGTCGTCACCAAGCCCGAGGTGCACACCATCATCAAGACGGTCAGCGCGCCCCGCCCGGAGAAGCGCCTGGCCACCACGGAGGAGCGGTCCGTTCCGCTGCGCTGA
- a CDS encoding sigma-70 family RNA polymerase sigma factor, with translation MATVQDEVQGPSDAELIDSVRSGSMDAYALLYERHVAAAYNLARQMSRSPAEADDLVSDAFAKVLDTLRAGKGPDAAFRAYLLTALRHNAYDRSRREKKVQVSDDVAAFDAGVPFTDTAVAGLEKTLAAKAFARLPERWQAVLWHTEVEQQSPAEIAPILGLTANGVSALAYRAREGLRQAYLQVHLDSVAEEQCRATVDRLGAWTRDGLSKRETAQVEAHLDTCVSCRALAAELHDVNGAMRVFVAPLVLGGAVTAYLALSATAAKAAGATALAVTAGAAAGGAGGAAGAASSVPRQFVATGASAAAVVAAVAVALSAAESPQSPSVAAPPPVTTTVAPTQPPPPPPPPPPQPTPSQPPPPSPKPPPPSSQPTPPPPTTTTPPPTPPPAPPPPPAPTPTLSASAPSEPVQLTPGGPSVDLPVTVRNSGNGVSEPVTAALNLPPGVLAEVPGAGQRFARSGVLAQAAQAIGISCQSGPGRISCVTGRGLEPGESVTFGFRLTAGPDVQPGRITGSVNSGTSINLSLSEVTVQVKQNDELELRAETWHHGWWWPIRMDVTATNRGTREAPLTVTIALPERTVAFAWTKHCQGRGNVVTCTGRLKPGQRVVFRTWLTSLGVIKDQAQVSGTLGEAKAAITVPIHIRDHPGGHPIDPDRPQDPSTPPATTTTTTPPPTTTTTPAKPTTTSRKPAQTTGGREPSHSDRPTTQPPPAAPPSTKPVEPPKPTTPARTTTSAPPPPPTCKPTLPPWLSWLLPEC, from the coding sequence GTGGCAACGGTTCAGGACGAGGTACAGGGTCCCAGTGACGCCGAGCTCATCGACTCGGTGCGCTCGGGGTCGATGGACGCCTACGCCCTGTTGTACGAGCGGCACGTGGCCGCCGCCTACAACCTGGCCCGCCAGATGTCGCGCTCGCCCGCCGAGGCCGATGACCTGGTCTCGGACGCCTTCGCCAAGGTCCTGGACACGCTGCGGGCGGGCAAGGGCCCGGACGCGGCCTTCCGCGCCTACCTGCTGACCGCGTTGCGGCACAACGCCTACGACCGGTCCCGCCGGGAGAAGAAGGTCCAGGTCTCCGACGACGTGGCCGCCTTCGACGCCGGGGTGCCGTTCACCGACACCGCGGTCGCCGGGCTGGAGAAGACCTTGGCGGCCAAGGCCTTCGCCCGGCTGCCGGAACGCTGGCAGGCCGTGCTGTGGCACACCGAGGTCGAGCAGCAGTCCCCGGCGGAGATCGCGCCGATCCTGGGCCTGACCGCCAACGGCGTCTCCGCGCTGGCCTACCGGGCGCGCGAGGGCCTGCGCCAGGCCTACCTCCAGGTGCACCTGGACTCGGTGGCCGAGGAGCAGTGCCGGGCCACCGTGGACCGGCTCGGCGCGTGGACCCGCGACGGGCTGTCCAAGCGGGAGACCGCGCAGGTCGAGGCGCACCTGGACACCTGCGTGAGCTGCCGGGCGCTGGCCGCGGAGCTGCACGACGTGAACGGGGCCATGCGGGTCTTCGTCGCCCCGCTGGTGCTCGGCGGCGCGGTCACCGCCTACCTGGCGCTCTCGGCCACCGCGGCCAAGGCGGCGGGCGCGACCGCGCTGGCGGTCACCGCGGGAGCCGCCGCCGGTGGCGCCGGTGGCGCGGCCGGTGCGGCCAGCTCGGTGCCGAGGCAGTTCGTGGCCACCGGGGCCTCGGCGGCGGCCGTGGTCGCCGCGGTCGCGGTGGCGCTGAGCGCGGCCGAGTCCCCGCAGAGCCCGTCGGTCGCCGCGCCCCCGCCGGTCACCACGACGGTCGCGCCCACCCAGCCCCCACCGCCGCCACCGCCGCCACCGCCGCAGCCCACGCCCTCCCAGCCACCGCCCCCGTCACCGAAGCCGCCGCCCCCGAGCAGCCAGCCGACCCCTCCCCCGCCGACGACCACGACCCCACCCCCGACGCCGCCTCCAGCGCCGCCCCCGCCGCCCGCGCCGACCCCGACGCTGTCCGCCTCCGCGCCCAGCGAGCCGGTCCAGCTCACCCCCGGTGGCCCGTCGGTCGACCTGCCGGTGACCGTGCGCAACAGCGGCAACGGGGTGTCCGAGCCGGTCACCGCGGCGCTGAACCTGCCGCCCGGGGTGCTGGCCGAAGTGCCCGGCGCCGGTCAGCGGTTCGCCCGCAGCGGGGTGCTGGCCCAGGCGGCGCAGGCGATCGGGATCAGCTGCCAGAGCGGTCCCGGCCGGATCTCCTGCGTGACCGGGCGGGGCCTGGAGCCGGGCGAGTCGGTGACCTTCGGGTTCCGGCTCACCGCGGGGCCGGACGTGCAGCCGGGGCGGATCACCGGCAGCGTGAACTCGGGCACCAGCATCAACCTGTCGCTGTCCGAGGTGACCGTGCAGGTCAAGCAGAACGACGAGCTGGAGCTGCGCGCGGAGACCTGGCACCACGGCTGGTGGTGGCCGATCCGGATGGACGTCACCGCGACCAACCGGGGCACCAGGGAGGCTCCGCTGACGGTGACCATCGCGCTGCCGGAGCGCACCGTGGCCTTCGCCTGGACCAAGCACTGCCAGGGCAGGGGCAACGTGGTGACCTGCACCGGCAGGCTCAAGCCGGGTCAGCGGGTGGTGTTCCGCACCTGGCTGACCTCCCTCGGCGTGATCAAGGACCAGGCCCAGGTCAGCGGCACCCTCGGCGAGGCCAAGGCCGCGATCACGGTGCCGATCCACATCCGCGACCACCCCGGCGGCCACCCGATCGACCCGGACCGCCCGCAGGACCCCAGCACGCCACCGGCCACCACGACCACCACCACGCCGCCGCCGACCACCACCACGACCCCGGCCAAGCCGACCACCACCAGCCGCAAGCCCGCCCAGACCACCGGCGGCCGCGAGCCGAGCCACTCGGACCGCCCGACCACCCAGCCCCCACCGGCCGCACCCCCGTCGACCAAACCGGTCGAGCCGCCCAAGCCGACCACTCCGGCCCGCACCACGACCTCCGCACCACCGCCACCGCCGACGTGCAAGCCCACGCTGCCGCCGTGGCTGTCCTGGCTGCTGCCGGAGTGCTGA
- a CDS encoding GGDEF domain-containing protein: MSVREVAPRPSRGGSDADLRALRSRWRTASLAAGWPFPADWTLPEVDAVCRAVVEHGDVASALIRLGHRRAEAGASLAETLQDLAALHAVLESPAGRDGIVSADPDAVPARLLRVVALGWAEEMAGRVTTAEATDGLTGLATPSYLRTRLREVYHEATAAGQRTEERHVLAMVAVDLSQATGWSRVVAMVLVADVLRLVFNRGETLAVVGPSVGAVLTPRDQRLPLRLATARWLVEQRLAADPDLEGTVSLRVWLEGLPATHQAACDLVNHLGRG; encoded by the coding sequence GTGAGTGTGCGTGAGGTGGCGCCCCGGCCCAGCCGCGGTGGCAGCGACGCGGACCTGCGTGCACTGCGCTCGCGGTGGCGGACCGCGAGCCTGGCCGCCGGCTGGCCCTTCCCCGCTGACTGGACGCTGCCCGAGGTGGACGCGGTCTGCCGGGCCGTGGTCGAGCACGGTGACGTGGCATCCGCCCTGATCAGACTGGGTCACCGCCGGGCAGAGGCGGGCGCCAGCCTGGCCGAGACCCTGCAGGACCTGGCCGCCCTGCACGCGGTGCTGGAGAGCCCGGCCGGCCGGGACGGCATCGTCTCCGCCGACCCGGACGCGGTGCCGGCCCGGTTGTTGCGGGTGGTCGCGCTCGGCTGGGCCGAGGAGATGGCCGGCCGGGTCACCACGGCCGAGGCCACCGACGGCCTCACCGGCCTGGCCACCCCCTCCTACCTGCGCACACGCCTTCGCGAGGTCTACCACGAGGCGACCGCGGCTGGGCAGCGGACCGAGGAGCGGCACGTGCTGGCCATGGTCGCGGTGGACCTGAGCCAGGCCACCGGCTGGTCCCGGGTGGTGGCCATGGTGCTGGTCGCCGACGTGTTACGCCTGGTGTTCAACCGGGGCGAGACCCTGGCTGTTGTGGGTCCCTCAGTCGGCGCAGTGCTCACTCCACGTGATCAAAGATTACCTTTGAGACTGGCCACCGCCCGCTGGTTGGTGGAGCAACGGTTGGCCGCCGACCCCGACCTGGAGGGCACGGTGTCGCTGCGGGTGTGGCTGGAAGGGCTGCCGGCCACCCATCAGGCCGCCTGCGACCTCGTCAACCACCTCGGTCGCGGCTGA